From one Thalassoroseus pseudoceratinae genomic stretch:
- the folB gene encoding dihydroneopterin aldolase, protein MTDRILVKDLLLRTIIGINDDERVNQQDVVINLVMHADTRSAARTDDIAEAVNYRSVTKDVIDLVENSEFLLVERMAEEIAQLCLADSRVERVEVTVEKPTALRFAASVGVSIERTQADRR, encoded by the coding sequence ATGACCGATCGCATTCTCGTCAAGGACCTCCTCCTGCGAACGATCATCGGCATCAATGACGATGAGCGTGTCAATCAGCAGGATGTGGTGATCAATCTCGTGATGCACGCCGACACGCGATCCGCCGCACGCACCGACGACATCGCCGAAGCGGTCAATTACCGATCGGTGACAAAAGACGTGATTGACCTCGTGGAGAATTCGGAGTTTCTGTTGGTCGAGCGAATGGCGGAAGAGATTGCTCAACTGTGTTTGGCCGACAGTCGCGTCGAGCGTGTGGAAGTGACTGTCGAGAAGCCGACGGCGTTGCGGTTTGCCGCTTCGGTCGGTGTTTCAATCGAACGCACACAAGCCGACCGTCGCTGA
- a CDS encoding SDR family oxidoreductase codes for MVGHSPRRRYNLGVVNRLKQAWGTQNMELAERTAVVTGGAIRLGRAMALRLAKAGMNIVVHYGHSAEEAEQTCGEIRELGVQAVSVQADLMQPESAAETIFSTVESELGGADVLINSAAIFEPARLADTTGDLFDRHMQINLKSPFFLAKRFADGLQNRTEAAIVNIADWRATHPDPNYLAYTLTKSALVSLTEGLAKDLAPRVRVNAIAPGAILPPPGGSEAEFEKRGANNLLGHTGTADDIAEAAVYLLESDFITGHLLMVNGGEHLKSPRT; via the coding sequence ATGGTTGGACATTCGCCCCGCCGTCGCTACAACTTGGGTGTTGTAAACCGACTGAAACAGGCATGGGGAACACAAAACATGGAGTTGGCAGAACGGACCGCTGTTGTCACTGGTGGAGCGATTCGGTTGGGCAGGGCGATGGCATTGCGATTGGCCAAGGCCGGCATGAATATCGTTGTGCATTACGGTCACTCCGCTGAGGAAGCCGAGCAAACCTGCGGTGAGATTCGCGAACTCGGAGTTCAAGCCGTCAGTGTGCAAGCGGATTTGATGCAACCCGAATCCGCCGCCGAGACAATCTTCTCCACCGTTGAAAGTGAGTTGGGTGGAGCGGATGTGCTGATCAACAGTGCTGCGATCTTTGAGCCAGCGCGGCTTGCCGACACGACGGGGGACCTGTTCGACCGTCACATGCAGATCAATCTCAAATCACCGTTTTTCCTGGCGAAGCGGTTTGCTGACGGATTGCAGAACCGAACGGAGGCCGCGATCGTGAACATCGCCGATTGGCGGGCGACCCATCCCGATCCGAACTATTTGGCATACACGCTGACCAAGTCGGCGTTGGTTTCGTTGACGGAAGGTTTGGCGAAGGATTTGGCTCCGCGTGTGCGAGTGAACGCGATCGCTCCTGGTGCAATTCTGCCGCCGCCAGGAGGGAGTGAAGCAGAATTCGAGAAACGCGGCGCGAACAATTTGCTCGGTCACACTGGCACTGCGGACGACATTGCCGAGGCGGCGGTGTATCTGCTGGAATCGGATTTCATCACCGGTCATTTACTGATGGTCAATGGTGGCGAACACTTGAAGTCCCCGAGGACATAG
- a CDS encoding S1 family peptidase, with translation MHRLAQWFGLSILLLDTTCGLASDGSEAVYRVRIVSSECVGQSCRVTTAYASAVAIGHYNAGKEILVTAAHAVRGNPRKIELDIHGKWTQATVLGISDGQHDLALIGVTLTDQQLQTVSLAKTMSAANESVTLAGFPGGETLHRRTSHVMRTQWGSQILTVATPSRPGDSGGGVFNARAELTAVIFATAPVRHPTFTLATDANAVRQLIRSTFQADPPTGRHTHLPAYPRPYVSSRRPSETCHCQEYLAQLAKRLQTLESELNAMKATLAEVSSHDLEPIEQRLQQLENIQIPVQVLTPNGTIQSEAKYRLGEPIQLRLIPRRQ, from the coding sequence ATGCACCGACTCGCTCAATGGTTTGGTCTGTCGATCTTGTTGCTCGACACCACTTGCGGACTGGCATCCGATGGATCGGAAGCGGTTTACCGCGTACGGATCGTCTCGTCGGAATGCGTGGGGCAATCGTGTCGTGTCACCACAGCGTATGCGTCGGCGGTGGCCATCGGTCATTACAACGCTGGCAAAGAAATCTTGGTAACGGCGGCCCATGCCGTGCGAGGGAACCCACGAAAGATTGAACTCGACATTCACGGAAAATGGACTCAAGCAACGGTTTTGGGGATCTCAGACGGACAACACGATCTCGCCCTGATCGGTGTGACGTTGACCGATCAACAGCTCCAAACCGTATCGCTCGCCAAGACCATGTCCGCTGCGAACGAGTCCGTCACACTGGCCGGATTCCCAGGCGGAGAAACTCTTCACCGTCGTACAAGCCACGTCATGCGAACGCAATGGGGAAGTCAGATTCTCACCGTGGCGACCCCATCACGGCCAGGTGATTCCGGCGGAGGCGTGTTCAATGCACGGGCGGAACTCACCGCCGTGATTTTTGCCACCGCTCCCGTGCGTCATCCCACGTTCACGCTCGCAACCGATGCCAACGCCGTTCGTCAGTTGATTCGCTCCACGTTCCAAGCCGATCCCCCCACCGGACGACACACCCACTTGCCAGCGTATCCACGACCATACGTATCGTCCCGCAGACCATCGGAGACCTGCCATTGCCAAGAGTATCTCGCTCAACTCGCCAAGCGACTACAGACGTTGGAGTCCGAATTGAATGCCATGAAAGCGACGCTCGCGGAAGTCTCATCGCACGATTTGGAGCCAATCGAACAACGCTTGCAACAACTTGAGAACATTCAAATCCCCGTCCAGGTGCTTACACCAAACGGGACAATCCAATCCGAAGCCAAATACCGACTCGGTGAACCGATCCAACTACGACTGATACCGAGACGTCAATAA
- a CDS encoding DUF2237 family protein encodes MPAKNVLGGELQTCSKDPLTGFFRDGCCNTGKDDLGLHLVCTRVTQEFLEFSAMRGNDLITPNPMYQFPGLKPGDQWCVCALRWKEAFEAGYAAPVVLDATHISVLEYVDLADLEANAAT; translated from the coding sequence ATGCCCGCCAAAAATGTTTTGGGAGGCGAACTGCAAACATGTAGCAAAGACCCTCTGACCGGATTCTTCCGCGACGGCTGTTGCAACACGGGGAAAGACGATCTCGGCTTGCACCTGGTCTGCACCCGTGTGACGCAAGAGTTTCTAGAGTTTTCCGCGATGCGGGGCAACGATCTGATCACGCCCAATCCGATGTACCAATTTCCGGGTTTGAAGCCGGGCGATCAGTGGTGCGTTTGTGCGTTGCGATGGAAAGAGGCGTTCGAAGCAGGTTACGCCGCTCCAGTCGTGTTGGATGCGACGCACATTTCCGTGCTCGAGTATGTCGATCTGGCCGATTTGGAAGCCAACGCCGCGACCTAA
- the modA gene encoding molybdate ABC transporter substrate-binding protein, producing the protein MFDRHLLPPNRLAVSFVCSAVILVGLIGLLMNSSPTRPTAGSTDSPVTTLYLHCAAGCRMPMNQLISAYEKRHPVRIETNWAGSDTLLNQLEVSRRGDLYLAADETYIEQAMQRQLVDEAFSIATQKPVILIVKGNPKNITTIADLARDDVFLAIGNPELAAIGQKTRALFEQSGHWTEIASAVTDHGTYLPTVPEVANAVQIGSVDAGIVWNTIARQYPDLEAVRIPELDVGLATITLGTVTHSEHPESARQFARFLSDKQHGLRVFQELGWGPIENGAP; encoded by the coding sequence ATGTTTGATCGCCACTTATTGCCACCGAATCGACTCGCGGTCAGCTTCGTCTGTTCCGCAGTCATCTTGGTCGGGTTGATCGGGCTCTTGATGAACTCAAGCCCCACGCGACCAACGGCTGGTTCAACAGATTCTCCCGTGACAACGCTGTACTTGCATTGTGCCGCCGGTTGTCGAATGCCGATGAACCAACTCATCTCGGCATACGAAAAGCGACATCCCGTCCGCATCGAAACCAATTGGGCCGGTTCCGATACTCTGCTGAACCAACTGGAAGTCTCCCGTCGCGGCGACTTGTATCTGGCGGCGGATGAAACGTACATCGAGCAGGCCATGCAAAGACAACTCGTCGATGAAGCGTTTTCCATCGCCACACAGAAACCGGTCATTTTGATCGTCAAAGGCAACCCCAAAAACATCACAACCATCGCGGACCTCGCCCGTGACGATGTTTTCCTCGCTATCGGAAACCCGGAACTGGCGGCCATCGGACAGAAAACGCGGGCATTGTTCGAACAATCGGGTCATTGGACCGAAATTGCGTCAGCGGTGACGGATCATGGCACATATCTTCCAACCGTTCCCGAGGTCGCCAACGCCGTGCAGATTGGCAGCGTTGACGCTGGTATCGTCTGGAATACGATTGCTCGACAATACCCCGATCTGGAAGCCGTCCGAATCCCGGAACTCGACGTGGGACTTGCCACCATCACACTCGGCACCGTAACGCACTCCGAACATCCTGAATCGGCCCGCCAGTTCGCTCGGTTCCTTTCCGACAAGCAACACGGTTTGCGGGTCTTCCAAGAACTCGGCTGGGGGCCGATCGAAAACGGTGCGCCATGA
- a CDS encoding ABC transporter permease — translation MTDSPNNTSIRTRTDWIFFAILGVVAGTYVLFLSGLIIADFAYMTNAARENESAGSAIVDALNRPEIRASIRLSLLSCTITTILSLWVAVPVGYVMSRCRFPGRDFVDALLDIPIVLPPLVVGLSLLILFQFPPFAWFNRYIVYQTPAVILAQFVVSAAFAVRTMRSTFDNLDPRREQVALTLGCTRAQAFGMVTFPEAWPGILTAGTLAWARALGEFGPLLVFAGATRYKTEVLSTTIFLELSIGNLQAAVAVSLIMVFAAVIVLMLTRMWGRRDLTT, via the coding sequence ATGACCGATTCGCCGAACAATACATCGATTCGCACCCGAACCGATTGGATCTTCTTCGCGATTCTCGGAGTGGTTGCAGGGACTTACGTGCTGTTTCTCAGCGGATTGATCATCGCCGACTTCGCCTATATGACCAATGCCGCCCGGGAGAATGAATCGGCTGGGTCGGCAATCGTCGATGCACTTAACCGACCGGAAATTCGCGCTTCGATTCGCCTGAGTTTGCTCTCCTGCACAATCACAACCATCTTGTCTCTGTGGGTCGCGGTCCCCGTGGGCTATGTGATGTCACGGTGTCGATTTCCCGGCCGCGACTTTGTCGATGCCCTGCTCGACATCCCGATTGTGTTACCGCCGTTGGTCGTCGGCTTGAGTTTGCTGATTTTGTTCCAGTTCCCACCGTTCGCGTGGTTCAACCGCTACATTGTCTATCAAACACCCGCCGTCATCCTCGCGCAATTTGTCGTCTCGGCGGCATTTGCGGTGCGAACAATGCGAAGCACTTTCGATAATCTTGATCCACGGCGCGAACAAGTCGCGTTGACACTCGGTTGCACGCGTGCACAAGCATTTGGAATGGTGACATTCCCGGAAGCGTGGCCCGGTATCCTGACCGCCGGAACCTTAGCCTGGGCACGTGCATTAGGAGAGTTCGGGCCCCTGCTCGTCTTTGCCGGCGCGACGCGATACAAAACAGAAGTTTTGTCGACCACGATTTTCCTAGAACTCTCGATTGGCAACCTTCAAGCCGCCGTTGCCGTTTCTCTCATTATGGTCTTTGCAGCGGTTATCGTCCTCATGCTCACCCGCATGTGGGGCCGTCGCGATTTGACGACTTAA
- a CDS encoding NAD(P)-dependent oxidoreductase, producing MKVCIVGASGKLGRYMVQHCLDRDYEVVGVCRPRSVKKLDEYQDRIQIIPGFTNDREVIKQAVAGCDGVLTVLAPWGVNDYSSGTAQAVMDFAEPNARLVFSCGWHISKDGQDVYSKKFLVAVSVIGWIVKALRLVDLNDQVVACRNIFASDQRWTVVRGSDLEEGESQGLPMWSQHIGDPILKSNLTRRIDFALFMVEALTNDSLVHEAPAIVGCQTPSALEYQSQKTS from the coding sequence ATGAAAGTATGTATTGTTGGGGCGTCTGGGAAACTAGGTCGGTATATGGTCCAGCATTGTTTGGATCGCGACTACGAAGTCGTTGGTGTCTGCCGGCCCCGCAGTGTCAAGAAACTCGATGAGTACCAAGATCGAATTCAGATCATTCCCGGATTCACCAATGACCGTGAAGTCATCAAGCAAGCGGTTGCGGGTTGTGACGGTGTGCTGACCGTGCTAGCTCCTTGGGGGGTGAATGATTATTCGTCTGGGACAGCACAAGCCGTGATGGATTTCGCCGAACCGAATGCTCGGCTAGTTTTCTCTTGCGGTTGGCATATTTCCAAGGACGGCCAAGACGTTTACTCAAAAAAGTTTCTGGTCGCGGTCAGCGTCATTGGGTGGATCGTCAAAGCTTTGCGACTCGTTGATCTCAACGATCAAGTTGTGGCTTGTCGCAATATCTTTGCGAGTGATCAGCGATGGACGGTGGTTCGTGGAAGTGACCTTGAGGAAGGTGAAAGCCAAGGACTGCCAATGTGGAGTCAGCATATCGGTGATCCCATTCTCAAGAGCAATCTGACTCGTCGAATCGACTTTGCATTGTTCATGGTGGAAGCCCTTACAAACGATTCCCTCGTGCATGAAGCACCTGCAATTGTCGGCTGCCAAACTCCATCCGCGTTAGAATATCAGAGCCAAAAGACTTCCTAG
- a CDS encoding YbaN family protein, with protein sequence MHRIVLTSIGLVSLALGFLGIILPLLPTTPFLLLSASCFCRSSPRLYKWLMNHPWFGLYIRSYREVRAIPFRAKVIAVSLLVVTIGYLVLFTSIYWLIKVAACTVALIVTIHILRLKSLTSEMVNDMNQSNELS encoded by the coding sequence ATGCATCGAATCGTCTTGACATCTATCGGACTAGTCTCGCTGGCGCTGGGATTCCTCGGAATCATTCTGCCCTTGTTGCCGACGACGCCGTTCCTGCTATTGTCGGCCTCTTGTTTCTGCCGAAGTTCGCCGAGGCTCTACAAATGGCTGATGAATCATCCGTGGTTTGGACTCTACATTCGAAGTTATCGCGAAGTTCGAGCAATCCCGTTCCGAGCCAAGGTCATCGCCGTTAGTTTGCTAGTCGTGACAATCGGATATCTAGTCCTCTTTACGAGCATCTATTGGCTCATCAAAGTCGCCGCGTGCACTGTTGCTCTGATTGTGACCATCCATATCCTTAGGCTCAAAAGTTTGACTAGCGAGATGGTCAATGACATGAATCAAAGCAACGAACTAAGCTAG